The Filimonas lacunae genomic sequence CGAGCAAATAACCCGTAGACTGGTGTTGCAAATGCACTACCACCTGTGTGTGCTTGTCGGTAATATTGGCCTGCTCGCCCCATACCGGTTGCCAGGTAGTATCAGTGGTGGTGGTGGTAGAAGATAACAACGTAAAGCCTTTGTTCAATGCCCCTTGTTGCAGCACCAATCCCAGGGCCGATGGCAATATAGCTTTCTGGTTGCCCAACCATACCGCATATTGCGGTGCCCCCTCTTTATCTAAATCAAATTGCAACTGCACTTTGCCCATTGCTGCCTTTACCCTGGCTGCAGGCTGCGCTATGGCATGTTGCCATAACGCCAGCCCCGCCAACAGGTAAAGTACCTGTTTCAGTTTCGTCATATGCTTTACTACTATTTACTAATTATAACCAGGGTTTTGCTGACCTGCTATTTTAGCATTAGAGTTTAACTCTGCCAAAGGAATAGGCCAGGTGTAAGATTTAGTATCATCCCACTGGAACGGACCACTTACATTAATAGCAGTGCCATAATAAGTAGCCTCAGTTTTACCAATGCGCCAGCGGCATACATCAAACCACCAATGCCCTTCGTTAAACAGCTCGGCCCAGCGTTCGTAATACAAAGGGTTGTTACCTAATACCGGATCGGCCGCGCCAGCGCTGGTAGTAGCCGTTAAACTGGCATAGTCTACCGGCGATGCGGCATTGATATTATAACCATATGCCCGGCGCTTTACCTTGTTCAGGTATTCTAAAGCTACCCCTGTTTCGCCGGAAGCTTTGGAAGCCTCTGCATATAGCAGGTACACATCTGCCAAACGAAGGAAATACAGGTTCCAGGCATCGGCCGGACCAGTGTTATTGATATTGTTGAAGATGGGTGAATACTTGCGCACACTCCATCCATATTTGCTTTTATCGCCCGCATAGTAATTAGGTTTGGAAACAGGGTACCAATTGGTGCCATCATATTTTACTGAGTCCACCCAGGGTTGCAGGGCATTTACGTATAAACGCGGATCGGCAGTTTGCGCTGTTCTTACCAGCAAAGCGTTTACCTTGTAGGCAGGATCCATAATTTTACGCGGGTTGGTATAGCTGGGATCTTTGGCACTGTTAAAGCTGGGGTTATCTACCAGGTCGTAAGTTCCTGCCTTGTATCCAAAGCGCAGCACATTTTGATCGTGCAGGAAAGCGTTGCCATAACCCAGCGGCTGGGCATTGCCTTCTGTACCATCGTTACCCAAAGCCCATGGCGGCCATATTAAGCCATTAATGGTTGTAGCATTAGGCGTGTTGCCATATACGCCATAATTACCTTTAGAATCCTGATCCACGTTCAGTTCAAACAACGATTCTTCGTTAAACTCATTGGCAGTAATACCTATAAAAGCATCGCGGTATTTGGCATAAGGCATTAAGGTTTTACCGCTGTTATTAATTACATCCAGCAGCAACGGCCTGGCTTTAGCCCAATCCTGTGTAAACACATACGCCTTGCCCAGCAATGCTTTGGCCGCCCATTCACTCACACGGCCCTGGTCTTCACCCGTCCAGCTTTTGCCCTTCAGCAAAGTAGCTGCCTGTTGCAGGTCGCTGATAATTAAATCCCAGGTAGCGCGTGCAGTGCTGCGTGCCTTTTGCGTGCTGTCTACCGTAATAGCTAATCTGTCAAACAAAGGTACACCCATTTTATCACCACCGCCGGCAGTGGTAATATAGCTTTCGCCAAACAAACACTCCAGGTTAAAGTAATAAAAGGCGCGCAGGAAATAAGCCTGGCCACGGGCCCAGTCTATGGCTGTTTTATCTTCTGCCCTGCTAAAGTTGTGCTCATAAAAATCAGCAGCATATAATAAAGCATTACAGTTTTTAACACCTACAAAAAAAGACACCCAGGCTTCCTGTGCATACTGATTGGTAATGGAAAGATTGGTGTTGGCCATTTCGTTCCACGAAGCATCGCCATTATAAATGCTGTTGATGGTATGCGTGCTGTTGGCCAATGCCTTGGGCCACAAATGGAAGCCATACAGGTTAGGATCGCGCAGGTTGCCATAACAAGGAGCCAGCACACTGTTGACATCATTTAAGGTTTTGGGATACAGGTTCACTGCATAATTATCCGTAGGACTTACCAGTGACGGGTCTTTGCGGCAACCTGCCAGCAATAGCACCATCAGCAGTAAAGTATATATTTTGTTATACATATTTTTCATTTTACAGGTAAACATTAAAAAGTAACATCTACACCAATAGAATACATACGTGTTTGCGGGTATTGCGATACGGCGTTTACACCACGGGTAGTAACACCTACACTACCGCCGGTGTAGCCTTTATTAGCGGCATCGGAATAACTGCTGCCCAGTTCGGGATCAACACCGGTAAAGCTGGTAATGGTAAACAGGTTGTTGGCCATTACAAACACACGGGCCGACTGAATACTTACTTTTTGCAGTATACCACTGGCAAACGTATAGCCCAGTTGCAGGTTTTTCAGTTTTACATAACTACCATTTTCTACAAAGTAGCTGTTCACCGAACGGTAGTTGGCATTGGGGTCGAGCGTAAAGCTGCCATCTGTATTTACTACACCCAGCCTTGGCTGATCGGTTAAACCATTGCTGCCCAGGAAAGAAGCATTGAACACTTTGGAAGTGGTATTACCATCAGAGAAAGGATACATTTCGTACGCCTTTACACCATTGTATAATTGTACACCGGCAACACCATTGAACAACATAGCCAGGTCAAAACCTTTATAGTTTAAGCGAACAGTAGCGCCATACACCAGCTTAGGGTTAGGGTTGCCGATCACCTGCCTGTCGGCATCGGATAAAGTAGTGCCGTTTTTAGCATCATGTGCAAAAATCAAATCACCGGCTTTGGCACTAGGCTGCGCGCTGGCTGCAGCTTCTGCATCTGTTTTAAACATACCCACCACTTTGTATCCGTAAAACGAACCAAAAGGTAACCCTGCTTTGGTAATGGTAAGCGGTATATTCGGGTTTACACCAAAAGCCGCATCGCCATTGTTATAATAGTTATAACCATCAAACAGCGCATCGGTAGTAATGCCGCTGAGGTTATCTACTTTATTGGAGTTAAAGCCGGCGGTAACACTTACATCATAATTCAGTTTACCGGCATTACTTCTATACCCCACTAACACATCTACCCCTTTGCTGCTCACCTCGCCAATGTTGGTAAAATAAGGCTGGGTAAAACCAGAGCTTAAAGCCAGCGGCAGCGCATACAGCATGTCTTTGGTTGTTTTCTTATACCAATCAATAGTAAAGTACAGTTTGCCTTTTAAAGCTTCCCCATCTACACCAATGTTGGTTTCGTAAATGGTTTCCCAATGCAGGTTGGGGTTAGCAATAGCATTGATGGTATTGCCAATGTTTAAAGAACCGCCGGGCGAAAAGTTGGCGCCGGAAAGAGAGCCCTGTCCATTAGGCCCCACAAACGGCCCGTAATAAGCAGCATACGTGTAAGGGTTAATAGCACTGTTGCCCAACGTACCATAACTACCTCTCAGCTTTAACTGGTTCACGGCGTTTTTAAGCGGGCTAAAGAAAGCTTCTTCGCTGATGTTCCAGCCCAGAGATGCAGCGCCAAAAGTACCACGCTGCTTATCAGGCCCAAACACGGTAAAGTTGGCATCGTTACGCAAACTACCCGTTACATAATACCGGTTGAGATAGTTATAGCTCAGGCGGCCAAACACACTCTTTACCAAACCGTTGTTATCGCTTTTACCACTAAGGGTGTTAGACGATTGGGAGGTTTGGATAAAAGAGTAACCAGGCAGGCCTACATAGCTTTGTGCTGCGTTGATGTTGTTGTACTTGTTGGTGATTTGCTCGTAACCGGCAATAGCGTTGATATGGTGGTTGCCTATATTCTGATCGTAGGTAAGTACATAGTTGGTTACTACCTGGCTGCTGGCGATAGACGATTTATTTAATGAGTTAATATTACTTACCACCGCACCAAAATTGTAAGCGCTCTGGTAATAGTCCTGCGTTTCGTTATAATAGTTATAGCCCAGGTTGGTACGGAAGCTCAGGTGCAAGGGCAGCTTTACTTCGGCATATACGTTACCCTGGAAATTATTTTTATAGTTAATAGCATCGGCCGATTCTACAGCACCTACCGGGTTAGGACCACTGAAGTTTAAACCATTATAACCGGGCGGTACCACACCCCAGCTACCATCGCTGCGGCGCACGGGAATAATAGGTAAGGTACGGAAGGGCGCATTGTGAATCTGCGCTTCGCTACCCACCGGTGGTGCCGTTTTTCGTTGCGAAACAGCCAGCTGCTCGCCTATTTTAATATAGTTGCCCAGTTTAAAATCGGTATTGACACGAGCTCCTGCTATGTTAGAATAGTTTTTCAGATAAATACCTTTTTGCTTGTTGTAAAAACCGGAAAACAGGTAGTTCACCGAAGGAGATGCACCGGATACAGACAGGTTATAGTTTTGCTCGTAAGCATTGCCATACAGTTCTTTTACCCAATCGGTATTGGCCAGCGTATCGGTTTGCGTGGCATTGGCAAAATACTTAGGCTGTATAATATTCATTAAACGGATGTAACCGCTTTTATCCAGCAAATGCACCAGCTTAGGTGTAGTAATGCCATAACGCGCGTTGAAGTTAACTACCGGTTTGCTGCCCGATCCTTTTTTAGTGGTGATTACAATAACACCACCCGCCGCTGCCGAACCATAAATAGCTGCAGCGCTGGCATCTTTTAATACGTCAATAGAAGCAATGTCCTGGATGTTGATATTATCGCCTGGCACACGCACCCCATCTACTATATATAATGGACCCGGCTGGTGCAAAGAAGCCAGCCCACGGATAATAATAGTAGGCTGCGCATCTGGCTGACCAGAGTTTTTAATGATTTCCACACCGGCAGTACGGCCCTGCAGCGCTTCGGTTACATTGGTTACGGGCTGGTTTTTAATGCTCTCGCCTTTTACCGAGGATACACTTCCGGTTAAATCGCGCCTTTTTTGGGTGCCATAACCTACCACCACTACCGCATCCAGGGCATTATTGGTTTGCTCCAGCTGTATAGCAAGGCTTTCACCTGCCTTTACGCTTACCAGTTTGGTTTCAAAACCCACATAATACACCTGCACCTGCGTAGCGCCGGCAGGCAGTGATAAAGTAAACTTTCCGGAAGCATTGGTAACAGCGCTGACTTTTTTGCCCGGAACGGAGATAGTAGCGCCCTCCAGTGGCATCCCGCTGGCATTGGTAACCGTACCCGTGAGGGATGGTTGCTGGGCAAAGCCCATTGGCATAAGCAACAGCATATGCAGGCAGCATAGCAGCCTTACAAGCAATCGATTCGTCATAAAACAGTAGGTTTTAACTGTTAGAATAAGTGAAAAAGGTTGTTTCTGAAACCAAAGAAAGCAAGGCGTACAGCCGTTAGCAAATTATATGGTGGGTATATAAGAAATATTGGCAAAAAGTGGCCTTATTGATAGAATAACTAAATACATATCAAACACTTACAATCAGATTAAATTTTTGCATATATAACAGATTTATACCGTTTTTATATCCATAATCCGCTTGTCAAACTGCTCGTTAGGTACGATGGATTTGTTTTTAATCCGGGTTTTATAGGTGTTGATCGTGTTTACGGAGTACTGTAAAATATGGGCTACTTTCTCACTGTCGTGAATGCCCATGCGCAGAAGGGCAAATATCCGCAGGTCAGTGTTCAGCAGTTCCTCCTCCTTCAATACAATATGATCTTCGGGGCGAAACAGCTCGTTAAACTCGGAGATAAATTGCGGGAACAGTTTCAGGAAGGCTTCATCAAAATGACGCAATAACTCCTGCTTCTCTTTTTTCAGGTTGATGTT encodes the following:
- a CDS encoding RagB/SusD family nutrient uptake outer membrane protein; translation: MYNKIYTLLLMVLLLAGCRKDPSLVSPTDNYAVNLYPKTLNDVNSVLAPCYGNLRDPNLYGFHLWPKALANSTHTINSIYNGDASWNEMANTNLSITNQYAQEAWVSFFVGVKNCNALLYAADFYEHNFSRAEDKTAIDWARGQAYFLRAFYYFNLECLFGESYITTAGGGDKMGVPLFDRLAITVDSTQKARSTARATWDLIISDLQQAATLLKGKSWTGEDQGRVSEWAAKALLGKAYVFTQDWAKARPLLLDVINNSGKTLMPYAKYRDAFIGITANEFNEESLFELNVDQDSKGNYGVYGNTPNATTINGLIWPPWALGNDGTEGNAQPLGYGNAFLHDQNVLRFGYKAGTYDLVDNPSFNSAKDPSYTNPRKIMDPAYKVNALLVRTAQTADPRLYVNALQPWVDSVKYDGTNWYPVSKPNYYAGDKSKYGWSVRKYSPIFNNINNTGPADAWNLYFLRLADVYLLYAEASKASGETGVALEYLNKVKRRAYGYNINAASPVDYASLTATTSAGAADPVLGNNPLYYERWAELFNEGHWWFDVCRWRIGKTEATYYGTAINVSGPFQWDDTKSYTWPIPLAELNSNAKIAGQQNPGYN
- a CDS encoding SusC/RagA family TonB-linked outer membrane protein; its protein translation is MTNRLLVRLLCCLHMLLLMPMGFAQQPSLTGTVTNASGMPLEGATISVPGKKVSAVTNASGKFTLSLPAGATQVQVYYVGFETKLVSVKAGESLAIQLEQTNNALDAVVVVGYGTQKRRDLTGSVSSVKGESIKNQPVTNVTEALQGRTAGVEIIKNSGQPDAQPTIIIRGLASLHQPGPLYIVDGVRVPGDNINIQDIASIDVLKDASAAAIYGSAAAGGVIVITTKKGSGSKPVVNFNARYGITTPKLVHLLDKSGYIRLMNIIQPKYFANATQTDTLANTDWVKELYGNAYEQNYNLSVSGASPSVNYLFSGFYNKQKGIYLKNYSNIAGARVNTDFKLGNYIKIGEQLAVSQRKTAPPVGSEAQIHNAPFRTLPIIPVRRSDGSWGVVPPGYNGLNFSGPNPVGAVESADAINYKNNFQGNVYAEVKLPLHLSFRTNLGYNYYNETQDYYQSAYNFGAVVSNINSLNKSSIASSQVVTNYVLTYDQNIGNHHINAIAGYEQITNKYNNINAAQSYVGLPGYSFIQTSQSSNTLSGKSDNNGLVKSVFGRLSYNYLNRYYVTGSLRNDANFTVFGPDKQRGTFGAASLGWNISEEAFFSPLKNAVNQLKLRGSYGTLGNSAINPYTYAAYYGPFVGPNGQGSLSGANFSPGGSLNIGNTINAIANPNLHWETIYETNIGVDGEALKGKLYFTIDWYKKTTKDMLYALPLALSSGFTQPYFTNIGEVSSKGVDVLVGYRSNAGKLNYDVSVTAGFNSNKVDNLSGITTDALFDGYNYYNNGDAAFGVNPNIPLTITKAGLPFGSFYGYKVVGMFKTDAEAAASAQPSAKAGDLIFAHDAKNGTTLSDADRQVIGNPNPKLVYGATVRLNYKGFDLAMLFNGVAGVQLYNGVKAYEMYPFSDGNTTSKVFNASFLGSNGLTDQPRLGVVNTDGSFTLDPNANYRSVNSYFVENGSYVKLKNLQLGYTFASGILQKVSIQSARVFVMANNLFTITSFTGVDPELGSSYSDAANKGYTGGSVGVTTRGVNAVSQYPQTRMYSIGVDVTF